In the genome of Parasteatoda tepidariorum isolate YZ-2023 chromosome 10, CAS_Ptep_4.0, whole genome shotgun sequence, the window ttATTTACTTTCCATGGCACAGCTTTTTAAAACGAcgtttttagtctattttttgtagaaacttACAGTTTTAAGTCGTTTTGATTAGGAGGGGTCATGTAAATTGTCGACCAACTTAAGGTTGGTTAAGTTACATCATCAGGATTGAAATTGCATCAGTACCCATGACCGAAAATATGATCATTCAGCCGCTGTGGTTGATTTCctgtaatgatatttttcttcatgtgCTTCTGTAATTGTTATTATAGGGATGCGCCCCTAGCTGCACATGACGGCATTTACGAGCATGTGATTCTATGCAGTTTCAATCTTAATCATGTGCCTTAACTCCCATATTATTTTGTCGCCACATTTATGTGATCTTCTTTTATACGTAGCGTTTAAAGCTTTAcgatttcagcaaaaaaataataaaaaaatattattcagaagaaaaatatttaataatataatttaataatttcaaaattagtaaagagtaaaataatttcagatttgaaatcaccACATGCGAATTAGGTATGTGTTCAAACAccacaaaaattttgttctccAATGTAATGGATTATGTATGAATCGATATGTGTACCGATATATATCTGTGTATCGattattgtattttacattatttagtaTCATTTGAGGCGTGATTGTTTGAGTCGGTACTGGAATTTGTCTCATTTCATAAAAAGagatttatgcaaaaaaaaagcttgtcGGTTTGTCCAAATCTAGGCGAAAGGtcttaatattatcaaaattagctttcaaaattagctcataatttaaattattgttgactatcaaggaaaaataatatattttatcttctttatttaataaattagattattttatgaaatacaatttaaaatttaacgggataatttagttataattaataatggaTGAGTATTATTATAAGAATACTCCATTATGTCATATTGAGAAAAAcgtaattgtataaaattccaGAAgccattttttaactatttttttagcttCGTCTAATAAGCTCTTCAAATGCTTAATATTGAATTAAGTCGTTAccaattaaacttatttcattacttatttcAAACTGAATTTCGTGGCGGAATTTAAACAATGTGTGCAATTAAGCTTTACgcattttaagagtaaaaaaaaaaacattgatgaatttaattatttttatataatttgaattataaaatacgtgaagttaaaagaactttttagtttagttttaaaaaggttttaaataaaactttttttttctttttgcagttACATTCTAACAATAACAACAATTACGTGTCATAATAAAGTACatgatgtaattaaaaaataatatgcccTATAAATTACAATAGGGAACAAATGTTTAGTAGTATTTACACAAATACTTGATCTCACCTTCTTTGTGTGCggagatttaaaatttgaaattagttttgctccttaggttatagatttttttctagatAACATTTTAGTCTACTTTTTGTCGAAGTGTATACAGGTTTAGAAACGTAATAAAACCTGTGTATAACGATACTGTCTATAACGATAAACCTGTCTATAGCGATATTTCCTTGAGGTCCCGGTGAAATTCCTATTTACNtatgaaaataaatgaaaaaagaaaattgtttcaaattatatatgtatatagtgAAACCTGTGTATAACGATACTGTCTATAACGATAAACCTGTCTATAGCGATATTTCCTCGAGGTCCCGGTGAAATTCCTATTTactcaatgtatttttaacctGTTTATAGCGATAACCACTTTTCAGTTAAACCTGTCTACAACGATAATTCTTCCTCTTTTAATAGTTGATAGTTCTTTTCCGATTTTTCTACCGTTGGAAAACGACTCCCCATCGAGCCTAAATGTGagataacaaaatgtttttttttttcctatctcCTTTGTATGTAATATTCTTTCGTTGTTTCTGAGAAAAAAGCCACTTTTAGGGGAAATTAGAGCTGTAGAAATGGGTGAAGGGGTATTGTAGGAGGGAGAGAGCTTCGTCAGTAAAACGGGTGACACACTGACGAGACATCGATGCGGCAGCGACACGCATCGATGTCTCGTCAATGTGTGGTCCGCCCATCCGCCTTAGGTGGAGGGGAGGTGGAGTTTCTGGCCAATAATGATATCCCTGCTTTCGAAGGTCAATCGTCTTGCTTTCCTCACCATTCATTAGCTGAGGAAAGGAGACAAGTTGCAAGGGGGAGCTCTTTTTTCAGAATGGTCACTATCAAATCTTCTCATTCATAAGTAAGTCCTTATCGTTACTCACTACGGACTGGCATGTTTTCCTtgcaataaagttaattttaattttgaagtgatGGCTCGGCGTAAAGCAttatcttttgaagaaaaattaaatatcatatcGGAAATTGATCAAGGATTGAAGCAAGTTGACGCTGCTAAGAAATATGGGATTTCACAATCAACAATAGctacttttttgaagaaaagaaaagatatcGAAGATGCTGTGGAAGGAAGCAAAATTGATGGTAAAAGGAAAAGATTCAAAGGTGCAGTTAATGAGGATGTAGACAAAGCTACCCTAAGATGGTTCCATGAAATGAGACAACAAAATGTGCCAATTAGTGGTCCAATGGTTGCAGAAAAAGCAAGAACATTTGCGTCTTTGCTAGGCAACAATGAGTTTAAAGCCAGCAATGGGTGGATTACATCATTTCNTCATTTGGAGcctataaaagaaatttaatttatcattagttttaaaCGTATACTTTTACATTTCAAACCTGTCTATAACGATAACCTGcctataacaatattttatttaggtcCCTACAGTATCGTTATAGAcaggttttactgtatataaGAGTGGATCATGTAAATATTGCAAccaacttctaggggagttctATCGCATCATCAGAGTTAAAATTGCAAAGGAACCAATACCTGCAAAGGTCGTCGTAAGCGGCTTTCTTTTTATGGCCTATTCAgaagttcaaaaagaaaaaacaattcgtAATATGGAAAAGAACATAGCTCCTAGCGATGTATAACGATATGGGctcctatgcaattttattccTGATGATTtgaactcccctagaagtttgtcgcaacatttatgctACTCTATGTTTTATATACAACGcttttaaacttatacatatCAACACAAAATGGACTCACGTgttctttaaaacttaattacttaaaattagcGGAAtcgtaaaaataagttatgtacggaaatttaaaattagaagggGAAATGATTGTGGAAAGGCGAAGCAAAGGACtggtattaatttatttagggGAGCTATTATTGAcgttgataataatttatttattttggtaataagcacttatcttttattttattttataactgtcgctAAACAGCCAAtctaatttttgagtttactattaccaatgttaaactccgtatcttcataatttcgagctgaatccagaagacaagggtactcctgaatcaagtataaGGAAAAAATTGCCTTCGTGGGGAACTTTCTCCGGTGGAACTAACTcgcttttgcgttacatggaaagggaAATCGTGAAATCGCGAATCCTTGGTGACAAGGGGATCCtaagatccgtctaccactgatgataatttaagtcagcactgtggtcggtgagagccaGTTGCGgtattcgaatcgaccagctctgactgggattcgaatttGAGTGTTCTAATTCCTGAATCACCATGGCTCAATAGgcacttattttataacctttgtTAAACACCTAACTCAATTTTGGGCTTGGAACTactcatgttcaactccgtagaatcgttattttgaacctaatccagaggacaaaggaactcctggattaagtattcgGAGTGTCGGGGAGAATTATTATACTGGTACAGGCACCTACAgaaaataagctatgtactaaaaagccGAATATAATGGAGAAATGTTACTAATTTGCTTAGACGAAGAGTAAAATATCACCATTCTGCTTTTTACGccaataatacttaattaattttggttaaaagTACTAAGTGTAAGCTATATACAAGAAAGTGaattagagaaatttaaaactaaatagtttaagacaaatatataatatatcctCTCTATTATTATAGCCAATGatccttaattaattttctcaagAGGAAATGCTGGTATGGTTATCCGTGTAGTTTTAGCTGCTAACAAGAATTCTAATACAGGTAACAAGTATAATTATACAATGTAATGTATTGGTAAATACTTGGTACCTTTAAATGTATCGATACTGTAGAGTTTTAATATCGATAATGAGGAAATGCTCCCTTTAAATGGATGAGTACCggagaaaaaatgtttgattgctgtaaaattttgattatctgAGTTAATCTCAAGCAACATTGATTAATGCtaaatgatactgaatacagTTAATGCTTATTTTGATGTGATGAACTTCAAAAATcttgttttgcttattttaataacgTAAAACCACCTGAATggcaataaatattaactaaaaaaagaattgtttcagctttatttattttttggtaaataatttttgattattttatacacCTGGAAGGAAAGACGGGTATTAAGCTagtttactaaattattaacaattatttacgTAAAACAGCAGGGACTTCATTCTTTAGATCCAGaagattttcattcaaaacttttctaaaacaacattttacggataacaaaaaatattataataataaaaaacacattaaagtttatattctttatttttatgtatgaattcTGAGAAATGACAAGACTTGCttcgtttattttcaaaagaattcagccataacttttataaaactacatttcacctttaacaaaaaatattgcatttataaaagaaaatatttaagtctatcttctttaaatttaactaacaaTGAATTCTGTTAAACTACTAGAATCATATTGTTCAGATCCAAAAGGATATTATACATAGCGTTCctgtaattactttttttttccgatAACACTAAAAAGTTTCTATgaatcaaaacatatttaagtttgtattcttttttttttaactaaaaattctaAGAAGCAACTAGAATTTTTTGCCATTACCTTCGAAAGAATTCCACTCATAACTTTTCTATAATTATGTTccacttttaacaaaaaatattacggTTTTCATTCACAACTTTTCTATAATTACATTCCACCGATAACAAAaacgattatattttttataaacaattaattcttttttcttttaacaatgaattctgtgaaactaattgaattttattgtatagtttcaaaatcttttttaatataactgatctaaaattatttcctattaataagaaaggaaaagaaaagaacaatGAGTTTAACAATGAATTCTGtaaaactaattgaattttattgaatagtttcaaagtcttttttaatatgactgatctaaaattatttcctattaataagaagagaaaagaaaagaagttaAGTGAAGTAGTCACTCCTACGTTCTTTAACATCAAAAAGGCAATA includes:
- the LOC139426814 gene encoding tigger transposable element-derived protein 4-like; its protein translation is MARRKALSFEEKLNIISEIDQGLKQVDAAKKYGISQSTIATFLKKRKDIEDAVEGSKIDGKRKRFKGAVNEDVDKATLRWFHEMRQQNVPISGPMVAEKARTFASLLGNNEFKASNGWITSFXHLEPIKEI